In one window of Polaromonas naphthalenivorans CJ2 DNA:
- a CDS encoding glycine zipper 2TM domain-containing protein has protein sequence MNTKILMSVAAASLIALTGCGTSPTNAQIGTATGAVLGGVAGDALFGNTIGTVGGAAAGALIGNEVGKKR, from the coding sequence ATGAACACGAAAATCCTGATGTCAGTCGCCGCCGCTTCGCTGATTGCCCTGACCGGCTGCGGCACCAGCCCGACCAATGCGCAAATCGGCACGGCAACCGGTGCAGTGCTGGGCGGCGTGGCCGGCGATGCCCTCTTTGGCAACACGATCGGAACCGTCGGTGGCGCAGCCGCCGGTGCCCTGATCGGCAACGAAGTCGGCAAAAAACGCTAA
- a CDS encoding AMP-dependent synthetase/ligase codes for MNTISTQLSALRTLPELLAFRVAQSPQGEAYREFDAATGQWKATRWAEAGGRIAQWSQALAAMQLPRQARIAVLLPNGLDAVCIDQAALSRGLVPVPLHAIDNPGSIAYILSDCDACVLMVPSLAQWRAIESVGLALPALRQVVVTAREALPAGIGPVSVILLADWLAAGQGTAHAAQPPAEDELSAIVYTSGTTGKPKGVMLTHRNVVSNVLAILERVVPTAGDVFLSFLPLSHTFERTAGYYLPLAVGSCVAYARSVALLAEDLKTVRPTVLVSVPRIYERVFARLHESLAGSAFRTRLFNAAQAVGWRRFCKVQGLPLAAGEGSAWAMLDPLLWPFLDRLVARKLRAQFGGRVRVAVSGGAPLSHAVARCFLGLGVPLLQGYGMTETSPVVAANGVDDNDPATVGRALPGIEVRIGDNRELQVRGPSVMKGYWKRAEDTARVLTPDGWLSTGDQADIQDGRIRIMGRIKEIIVTSTGEKVPPGDLELAIAVDPLFAQVMVVGENRPFIGCVAVVNKAEWQRLAASLGLDPIAAASLSQPAVRKAALARIAIQTRDFARYAAPRAIFLTLEPWTIENTFMTPTLKLKRNNLMARYADEIDAMYRSPDRNGTPAG; via the coding sequence ATGAATACGATTTCGACACAGCTTTCAGCGCTTCGCACCCTGCCAGAACTGCTGGCCTTTCGCGTGGCGCAGAGTCCGCAGGGCGAGGCCTACCGCGAATTTGATGCGGCCACCGGCCAGTGGAAGGCTACCCGCTGGGCTGAGGCCGGTGGGCGCATCGCGCAATGGAGCCAGGCCCTGGCGGCCATGCAGCTGCCCCGGCAGGCGCGCATTGCTGTTCTGCTGCCCAATGGCCTGGATGCGGTGTGCATCGACCAGGCGGCGCTGTCGCGGGGCCTGGTGCCGGTGCCGCTGCATGCCATCGACAACCCCGGCAGCATTGCCTACATCCTGTCGGACTGCGACGCTTGTGTGCTGATGGTGCCGTCGCTGGCGCAGTGGCGCGCGATAGAAAGTGTGGGCCTTGCGCTGCCGGCGCTCAGGCAGGTGGTGGTGACTGCACGCGAGGCCCTGCCCGCTGGCATCGGGCCGGTGTCCGTCATCTTGCTGGCCGACTGGCTGGCGGCGGGGCAGGGCACGGCGCATGCCGCGCAGCCGCCGGCCGAAGACGAACTGTCCGCCATCGTCTATACCTCGGGCACCACCGGCAAGCCCAAGGGCGTGATGCTGACGCACCGCAACGTGGTGTCCAACGTGCTGGCCATCCTGGAGCGCGTGGTGCCGACGGCGGGCGACGTGTTCTTGTCCTTTTTGCCGCTGTCGCACACCTTTGAGCGCACGGCCGGCTACTACCTGCCGCTGGCGGTGGGCAGCTGCGTGGCCTATGCGCGCTCGGTGGCCTTGCTGGCCGAAGACCTCAAGACCGTGCGCCCGACTGTGCTGGTGTCGGTGCCGCGCATCTACGAGCGGGTGTTTGCCAGGCTGCACGAGTCGCTGGCCGGCTCGGCCTTCAGGACGCGTCTGTTCAATGCCGCGCAGGCCGTGGGCTGGCGGCGCTTTTGCAAGGTGCAGGGCTTGCCGCTGGCCGCCGGCGAAGGCAGCGCCTGGGCGATGCTGGACCCGCTGCTGTGGCCGTTTCTGGATCGGCTGGTCGCGCGCAAGCTGCGGGCGCAGTTCGGCGGGCGGGTGCGCGTGGCCGTGAGCGGCGGCGCGCCGCTGTCGCATGCGGTGGCACGCTGCTTTCTGGGGCTGGGCGTGCCGCTGCTGCAGGGCTACGGCATGACCGAGACCTCGCCGGTGGTGGCGGCCAACGGCGTCGATGACAACGACCCGGCCACCGTGGGCCGCGCGCTGCCCGGCATCGAGGTGCGTATCGGCGACAACCGCGAGCTGCAGGTGCGCGGCCCGTCGGTGATGAAAGGCTACTGGAAGCGCGCCGAGGACACGGCGCGCGTGTTGACGCCGGACGGCTGGCTGTCCACCGGCGACCAGGCCGATATTCAGGACGGCCGCATCCGCATCATGGGCCGGATCAAGGAAATCATCGTCACCTCGACCGGCGAAAAGGTGCCGCCCGGCGATCTGGAACTGGCGATTGCGGTCGATCCGCTGTTCGCGCAGGTGATGGTGGTGGGAGAGAACCGGCCCTTCATTGGCTGCGTGGCGGTGGTCAACAAGGCCGAATGGCAGCGCCTGGCCGCGTCCCTGGGGCTGGACCCTATCGCTGCCGCCAGCTTGAGTCAGCCGGCGGTTCGCAAAGCCGCCTTGGCGCGCATTGCCATCCAGACCCGCGACTTTGCCCGCTATGCTGCGCCGCGCGCCATTTTCCTGACGCTGGAGCCCTGGACGATTGAAAACACCTTCATGACGCCGACGCTCAAGCTCAAGCGCAACAACCTGATGGCCCGCTATGCCGATGAGATCGATGCGATGTACCGTTCGCCAGACCGCAACGGCACGCCAGCCGGATAA